atatatgtataatacatatgttatgtataaaactcgtttaaattattaaacataataataagcaataaaatttattatttattatgaattttattattttttttttttatatataaagaaatattttggcaaattatttttaattataattttttaaaatttaataaaaaaatctgaaataatattaacatcagTCAtacattcaaatttcattatatttaaaaataattttttatctctaattgtatatatacatacataattgtatacatacatatatacatatatatttttctattttattttattatttatttgtaaaacaaataaaatataggtatatattaaatcttttaagattaaatttctagccctttttatttcaactttcTTTTCGCTTTCTTCTCTTAGAATCTTTTTcaatctctctcttcctctagTGGTTTATATATGTGTCTATTTTCGGTTGGAATTCAACACGAGATTTTGCAGTAGGGACCATATTATGTATCGCTTCTAACAAAAGTCCATTAATAATCACGAaccaatataaaaaacaaattatattgccTTTTGTAAAacaactatttatttttacaattaaataaataaagtataaaagtcAAAAATGAAtagcatataattttatacattcactttattaaaacaaaaaccaTTTACAagtattttcaacaaataaaactatttttattaataacatatattgcaaaatatgatACAATGTATGAtttgagatttaaaattttattattttgctatttttataattttaatttcatgtaaaggcaaaatcatttctattattgaatataattattaaccaataataattaaaatacttttttattactgtTCATCTAGCAATATTGCTAATTGTTCAGAATTTGTAACAGGTAAAGAACACGTACAATGTTTGCATATATAAGCAGTTGTTCGATTATTAACAAGCTTCATATTTCTGAAATGttcatttttacgaaataatatgCTATTTGTTTTATCATGATCAATTAAGAAAAGTATTCTTCCTGGTATTAAACGTTTATATATAACGCTAAGTAAATCATCAGTATCCTTGGCATTCCGTTTACCAACCacataaatctaaaatacgaaatttacacgcaaaatttcatttcaaaaacttatcaaatttctgaaaataatcaGCATGCtcaatataagttttttatacATACCTGTGTTGCATCATCATGATAACGTACAAGAGCCGATACTAGCTGTGGAATTGAAACAGGTCTTTTAATTAGTAAATGTCTAAATGTTCCAAAAAGACGCACAGCTTTATCCTTAAATTCACTACGTCCCAAATAATCTgccaatcttaataaattttcggcAGCAATTGAGTTACCGGATGGTTCTGCTCCGTCATAGGCTATACATAagattataaatcttaaaatacaaGTATATCcgatctttctctttcattcaTGTTACAAgctaatattaaatcataatcaaCAATCGTAACCATAACTGCCACTAATCTGATGAATTTAATGACTAAACATAATGAAActgaataaatctataaatatttaaatacgctTATTTCTactgtaaaatattgatttctttaattacgtaatataatacgatattgaattattacacataattacatataatataaaatcataaaaattttaattatcaatctaaaaatatcttcaaaatatatttaaaaataccttCTTTAAGTCTGAGAATTATACTAAGATCATTCGACGTTGTCGAAAAATATCCACCATTTGTTTCATCccaaaaaaattgatcttgaAGATCTTGTAATTTCTCAGCAAATTCGAGCCATTCCTCGTTTAAATCAGATTCATATAAATCTAACAATCCTTTTATAACAAATGCATAATCGTCTAAAAAACCTGGTATAGGTGTACTCCTgaacataaaatatcaaaacctatataattatatactatgtaataataataacaacaataataataacaatatacttacatttgtgtaattatatttttttcgtcgcGATAACAACTATggagtaatatattttttgttttatcaaaaagatgtcgtttaataaattttatagcatCTACCGCATACTCAATatattgtttgttatttaCAGCTGTTCCTCCAAAAGCTAAACCACTAATCATGAGACCTAAATTcagatttcttattattttaataatcagattattattaatattaattattatatatgtaactgtttatagtatatatataaatatatactataaatatattgttcataAATACCATTCCAcgctgtaattattttatcatctaaATGAGGTCTCGGCCTTGTAGATCTagctttatataaaatagaacatGCTTCCATCAGATGCATTTTCACTTCTTCAACTGGAAGATTAAAATGCTTAGctgtttcttcaatttcattgtacattattaatacattcttTCCTTCAAGTTCTCCATGTGGatcctaataaataaaaaattattaattatatgaaataagaattaaaatctcttaattaacaaaaaaagtttctttaaaCGTAATAGAACTCttgtttgataaataaatatttttcacaataattaaacttcaaaaaaaaaacttttaatttattttatataaaaatgttaaaaaaatattaattgattttaaagaatataatatttcaacaaaaaattaaataaatgtcattatagtaaatataatagatataaaaaataatatatataataattatataattatatataattatataattatattataaatataataattaaaataaatataacaatatataataattcatttttaattaaatagtttacaattatataattaatttggatattataaagaaaatgcgCTCAATCTATTGATATGTatctttgataatatttttattgatcttaATGAGCAAACATATTgtcaaaaacattattttaaataactatttattttgaataacttttttctttacatataactttaatctttaaattaatctgagttaatttattatatacaaaaatttttcatatatataaacaaatacatagtatttatatattgctaAAACTGTTTTGAGAgttcaattttaaagattaaaacgaataaaaaatttgatataaaaatattgtttgagatttatttaaaattattattagcaacttaaattattagtattaattgAAACAGAATGGCTTTATTTCTGtctcatttcatttaatacaaacttaaaattcttataatttaataaataaatcttaatagatatttctaaaatgtCTGAACTTCTAAAATTATCTcacgaattaaatattaatattcattctaACATAAATAACCATTTCACaatcatatataatcttatatgtaATCCAATCTGTATCATCTTATTGAAAAACagtattttagtttttaaattatctttcaataaattattattatattgaactaagtaaaaatataattgcctATGACTGTGATACTAACAaagcttttaataaatttaaacaatctatgaatatttatagtaaccagtaataaaatataattaagtgtggattaatttaaatatctaaaaaatatctaaaaaaatttgtttcatttttatttatttttttttttatatcttagatgcaaaatattcaaacaatattcaaatatatagagatatgatcaatattgaattttatttaatatattaaattaattaatataatattaaatcaaatcaaatttatattgtattgtatattgtatatttaaattattatattatatttgtatattatttttatattagatttgcGTTATATCTGAATTTAGTTTGAGTtagttaataattagaaagtttttttaaaatttataagaatgtagatattatacttttataaaatcattgatacatgtatatatagataatatacaaaattcaacaaattacttttttataatatatatcaattttaatatcagtactcatttcatttttcaagtatgatattttagtttttttaaaatcattgatatctaatcattacataatattattccttttttggATTGTTATATATcagaaaaaggaataatattatgtaatgattaaagttaaaaaaaatcttatttaaatctacaaatatatcaataatatatcaatatattcactaaaaatatttttacgaaaattaaagccatggattataaaaaaatatattataaaaaaagatgttgAAAATAATGTCTTTAGCAATATGTTTTAAGCTCATTAAAATCGATGAGAACAATATATcaatagatttattaagaaacgtacttgatatgattttatatttcctaATTCTTTTATGTTGAAATGATGACAAAAAACATCAGAAAGCTTAATATGTTTTTCATCAGAAAGCAAaagttctttatttaaaagtgatttGATTTCCATAGCAGTCCATACATAAAAAGCACCTTCTTTCTTTGCAGATGCATCATATGTAGGATAAGAATCTGCATCTTCAGCACTATAAAACCCACCTtcctaaaaaatatgaaattaataagtaaatataaacatattttaagataaaataaagatacctTGTGTCGAAGATCTCTTATTACATACGTAGCAATATCATTCACAATTTcagcaaaataattatttttagttgcaAGATATGCATCTGCATATGATTTCATTAATTGAGCTTGGTCATATAACATCTTTTCAAAATGAGGAACATGCCATTCACCATCAGTAGCATATCTTGAAAATccctaattaaaaataataagcattataaattaactatcaatataaaatgtttaaataaatttaaacccataattataatctaatctaatagttaaaaaataaaaagtataagcACAAATAtgttacttattttaaattttatcttataaatatatactttaaaaaacaacatatcaataaaaaatctcttaatttttttcttatttttttatatgattttaataatatattttaataaaagtaaaatatatttttaataaaatctaatagatataaaatatttatattctcacttaagtatgtatttttatagctttcttttaaacttatttgaattcaaaaatatttacagtttataattgttcaattataatgttattcatataattacaaaattattatttttgtaatgtgCTAATAATTCtccaaatatcatttttttataatatcataatgtcACAATgtcataatttcatattaagaaataagttttattaaattaatatcaaataattaatttaatttaattatagattatatatttaaatttatatatcaaaatattttaaattaatatatagtttaataaatttaagttatattatttattataatattattattatatttattataataaattataataaatttaaaatcaaaatatttaaaatttcactaatataaaaaaatatatgtacttgacaaattaatttttaaaattaaaattttaaaacagaaattaagtaaaatttaatttaaacttttaatttattttttgagagaattaaaattcttacctGACCTACATGATCATGAATTCCTCCAtaagacattttttttaaagtatacacacacatatgcaAACAAAGTCGCGCAAGGTCTCCATTGGATTGACGTGCatacatatgaaataaaaagttaaaatttactgGCTGTGGAAATTTTGGTGATTGCATATTATATGTAGAACCAAATCCTCCAAATTTAGgttcaaattcattttcaagttGTTGAATACAAATTTCGCTACATTCTAAAGAAGGTATATCATGTAGCTATATAAAGAAatcattgtttattaataacatttaaaaataactttattataaaaatctttacataaaaatatataaaaatttattattcattaatttaccTTAGATGTATgtggaattttagaaatattttgtaaaatttcaagatttgtAGAACCAGcttcattaattttagttttggaTTGATTCCActacaaaaaatgaataaaaaatttaattttatcataatataataatatagatttaaacaaattaaaatttatttaaatgaatgaattattaaatatattagtattgtttttaaaaaatatttataccttTTGTGcaatacttaataaaattgtctTAAATCCTGTTTGTCTAGATGTATCTTCTGGAGGAAAATAAGTTCCACCAAATATAGGTTTTAAGTCAGGAGTAAGAAAGACACTCATTGGCCATCCACCGTGACCAGTTGTTGcctattaaataatagttttaattgtatttgtcatatttatttagaataaaatgtaaCTACAATTACTTGCTTGTACAAAAGTCATATATATCCTATCGATGTCTGGTCTCTCTTCTTTatctacttttatattaatgaaatttttattcattattatagcaatttctttatttttaaaagattctttttccaTAATATGACACCAATGACATGTAGAATAACcaacagataaaaaaatacatttgtcctctttttttgctttttctaaAGCTTCATCACACCATGGATACCAATCAACTGGATTAGTAGCATGTTGCAATAAATATGGTgacttttctaaatttaaatgattgttTTTTGCTATCTGTATGTTTTCAAGGTTACTTGTGGTTGCCATATttgcaaatgaaaaaattaaagatcttTGTTGTatcctataaaattatttgcttattaat
The sequence above is drawn from the Apis cerana isolate GH-2021 linkage group LG11, AcerK_1.0, whole genome shotgun sequence genome and encodes:
- the LOC108002401 gene encoding spermatogenesis-associated protein 20 isoform X1; this translates as MTLGRYRFLSIVDYKSSLIKKWWIQNNRTKSYLSQTFISLSKHHSNRIQQRSLIFSFANMATTSNLENIQIAKNNHLNLEKSPYLLQHATNPVDWYPWCDEALEKAKKEDKCIFLSVGYSTCHWCHIMEKESFKNKEIAIIMNKNFINIKVDKEERPDIDRIYMTFVQATTGHGGWPMSVFLTPDLKPIFGGTYFPPEDTSRQTGFKTILLSIAQKWNQSKTKINEAGSTNLEILQNISKIPHTSKLHDIPSLECSEICIQQLENEFEPKFGGFGSTYNMQSPKFPQPVNFNFLFHMYARQSNGDLARLCLHMCVYTLKKMSYGGIHDHVGQGFSRYATDGEWHVPHFEKMLYDQAQLMKSYADAYLATKNNYFAEIVNDIATYVIRDLRHKEGGFYSAEDADSYPTYDASAKKEGAFYVWTAMEIKSLLNKELLLSDEKHIKLSDVFCHHFNIKELGNIKSYQDPHGELEGKNVLIMYNEIEETAKHFNLPVEEVKMHLMEACSILYKARSTRPRPHLDDKIITAWNGLMISGLAFGGTAVNNKQYIEYAVDAIKFIKRHLFDKTKNILLHSCYRDEKNIITQMSTPIPGFLDDYAFVIKGLLDLYESDLNEEWLEFAEKLQDLQDQFFWDETNGGYFSTTSNDLSIILRLKEAYDGAEPSGNSIAAENLLRLADYLGRSEFKDKAVRLFGTFRHLLIKRPVSIPQLVSALVRYHDDATQIYVVGKRNAKDTDDLLSVIYKRLIPGRILFLIDHDKTNSILFRKNEHFRNMKLVNNRTTAYICKHCTCSLPVTNSEQLAILLDEQ
- the LOC108002401 gene encoding spermatogenesis-associated protein 20 isoform X2 gives rise to the protein MTLGRYRFLSIVDYKSSLIKKWWIQNNRTKSYLSQTFISLSKHHSNRIQQRSLIFSFANMATTSNLENIQIAKNNHLNLEKSPYLLQHATNPVDWYPWCDEALEKAKKEDKCIFLSVGYSTCHWCHIMEKESFKNKEIAIIMNKNFINIKVDKEERPDIDRIYMTFVQATTGHGGWPMSVFLTPDLKPIFGGTYFPPEDTSRQTGFKTILLSIAQKWNQSKTKINEAGSTNLEILQNISKIPHTSKLHDIPSLECSEICIQQLENEFEPKFGGFGSTYNMQSPKFPQPVNFNFLFHMYARQSNGDLARLCLHMCVYTLKKMSYGGIHDHVGQGFSRYATDGEWHVPHFEKMLYDQAQLMKSYADAYLATKNNYFAEIVNDIATKVGFIVLKMQILILHMMHLQRKKDPHGELEGKNVLIMYNEIEETAKHFNLPVEEVKMHLMEACSILYKARSTRPRPHLDDKIITAWNGLMISGLAFGGTAVNNKQYIEYAVDAIKFIKRHLFDKTKNILLHSCYRDEKNIITQMSTPIPGFLDDYAFVIKGLLDLYESDLNEEWLEFAEKLQDLQDQFFWDETNGGYFSTTSNDLSIILRLKEAYDGAEPSGNSIAAENLLRLADYLGRSEFKDKAVRLFGTFRHLLIKRPVSIPQLVSALVRYHDDATQIYVVGKRNAKDTDDLLSVIYKRLIPGRILFLIDHDKTNSILFRKNEHFRNMKLVNNRTTAYICKHCTCSLPVTNSEQLAILLDEQ
- the LOC108002401 gene encoding spermatogenesis-associated protein 20 isoform X3, whose product is MSVFLTPDLKPIFGGTYFPPEDTSRQTGFKTILLSIAQKWNQSKTKINEAGSTNLEILQNISKIPHTSKLHDIPSLECSEICIQQLENEFEPKFGGFGSTYNMQSPKFPQPVNFNFLFHMYARQSNGDLARLCLHMCVYTLKKMSYGGIHDHVGQGFSRYATDGEWHVPHFEKMLYDQAQLMKSYADAYLATKNNYFAEIVNDIATYVIRDLRHKEGGFYSAEDADSYPTYDASAKKEGAFYVWTAMEIKSLLNKELLLSDEKHIKLSDVFCHHFNIKELGNIKSYQDPHGELEGKNVLIMYNEIEETAKHFNLPVEEVKMHLMEACSILYKARSTRPRPHLDDKIITAWNGLMISGLAFGGTAVNNKQYIEYAVDAIKFIKRHLFDKTKNILLHSCYRDEKNIITQMSTPIPGFLDDYAFVIKGLLDLYESDLNEEWLEFAEKLQDLQDQFFWDETNGGYFSTTSNDLSIILRLKEAYDGAEPSGNSIAAENLLRLADYLGRSEFKDKAVRLFGTFRHLLIKRPVSIPQLVSALVRYHDDATQIYVVGKRNAKDTDDLLSVIYKRLIPGRILFLIDHDKTNSILFRKNEHFRNMKLVNNRTTAYICKHCTCSLPVTNSEQLAILLDEQ